DNA from Pseudomonadota bacterium:
CTCGTCGACCCCGCCGTGCCGCCCGACGCTCTCCCGGACACGCGCCCGAAACTGCTCCAAGGTCCAGTCCGATCTCGCGACCCCGACGACGGGGATGTCGAGATGTCCGCGCCGCATCATCGCCTGCAGCGCAGGGAATATCTTCTTGTAGGCGAGGTCGCCGCTCGCCCCGAAGATGACGAGGCCGTCCGAACGCGGCGCGTTCACGCGCCCGGCCCTTTCTCCAGGTGGCCGCCGAACCCGAGCCGCATGGCGGAGAGCAGTCGGTCCTGGAAATCGCCCTCGCCTCGCGAGGCGAAGCGCTCGAACAGGGCGGCCGCCAGGACGTGCGCGGGCACACCCTCGTCGATTGCCGCGTCGAGCGTCCAGCGCCCCTCGCCCGAGTCCGACACGCGTCCGCCGAAGCGCTCGAGTGTCGGATCGCTCGCGAGCGCGGCAGCCGTCAGGTCCAGGAGCCACGAGGCGATCACGCTGCCCCGGCGCCATACCTCGGCGACGTCGGCGAGGTCCACGTCGTACTGGTAGTATTCGGGATGCCGGAGCGGCGCCGTCTCGGCATCCGCGGCCCGGGCGCGGGTGCCGACGCTGGCATGCCGCAGGATGTTGAGGCCCTCGGCATAGGCGGCCATCAGCCCGTACTCGATGCCGTTGTGCACCATCTTCACGAAGTGACCCGCGCCGTTCGGGCCGCAGTGGAGGTAGCCCTGCTCCGCCGTGCCGGCCCGGTGCTCGCGCCAGGGCGTTCGCTCCGCCGCGCCGAGACCGGGGGCGAGCGTCGCGAAGAGCGGGTCGAGACTTCGCACGACCCCGGGCTCGCCGCCGATCATGAGGCAGTAGCCACGATCGAGACCCCACACGCCGCCGCTCGTCCCGCAGTCCACGTAGTGGAGGCCACGGGCCGCGAGCCGCTTGGCGCGCTTGATGTCGTCACGGTAGTAGGAATTGCCGCCGTCGACCACGATGTCGCCCTCGGCGAGCCGCGGAACGAGCTCATCGAGCGTGGCGTCGACGACCGCTGCCGGCACCATGAGCCAGACGATCCGTGGCTTCACGAGGCGAGCGGCAAGATCGTCCAGCGACGCGACGCCGTCGGCGCCCTCCCGGGCCAGCGCCTGCACCGCATCCTGCGAGACATCGTGCACCACGCCCTGATGACCACCACGCATGAAGCGCCGCACCATGTTGGCGCCCATGCGCCCGAGACCGATCATGCCGACTTGCATCGTCATCTTCCTCAGAGAGGTTCGTGGCACCCGCCGACGCTCGCCCGCAGACGCTCCATTCCGGCCCGGACGCCGGCGGGTCGCCTAGCTGGGCGCGCGAAGTCGGCCGAGAGGATGGACGGGGCGAGGGCGATCCGATTCGTCAACGGTGACGACCTGGCCCGGAGCCCGCGAGCTCCCGGATGGCGTCGACGATGTGCCTGGCGGAGATCCCCGCCGCGTCGAGGAGCTCGGCGGGTTTGCCCGATCCTGGCATGGCGCGCACGGCGAGATGCCGGAAGCCCACGATCTCACCCGCGACACCGGTCTCGGCGAGCGCCGCCAGCGCCGCGTCGCCGAGCCCACCCTCGGCCCAGTGGTCCTCCACGACGCAGAGTCGCCCGCCGGTGGCTCGCACCGCGTCCACGAGAGCGACAGCATCGATCGGCTTCACCGAGTACACGTCGATCACCCGGACCTTGATCGCCGCCTTCAGCTGATCGGCGGCCTTGATTGCCTCGTGGACGGTGATGCCCGCCGTGATCACGGCGACTGCGTCGCCCGGCTCTCCGCCACGCACGATGCGGCTCCCGCCGACGCGGAACTCGTCGAGACGGTCGGTGTAGAGGATCGGCGTCTTCTCGCGTGTCGTGCGGAGGTAGCTGATGCCTTCGCGCTCGACCATCAGACCGACGAGGCGCGCGGTCTGGTTCGCGTCGCACGGGTAGAGGACCGTGCTGCCATGGACGGCGCGCATCATCGCGAGGTCCTCGAGGGCCATCTGCGATGGACCGTCCTCGCCGATGGAGACGCCGGCGTGCGAGCCGCACAGGCGGATGCTCGCGCGCGAGATCGCCGCCATGCGGACGAAGTCGAACGCGCGGGTCATGAACGCGGCGAACGTCGATGCGAACGGGACGAGCCCGACGACCTGCATGCCGACGGCGGCCGCGACCATCTGCTGCTCGGCGATGTACATCTCGAAGAAGCGATCGGCCGCCGTCTGCTTGAAGTCCTCCGCGTGCGTCGAGTTGCTGACCTCCCCGTCGAGCACAACCACGTCGCTGCGCGCCGCGCCGAGCGCCGCGAGCGCCTCGCCATACGCCTTCCGGGTCGCGAGCGGCTCGCTGTACGTTTTCCATTCGGGCTTCCGTGGCACCGGCCGCTTCGGCGCCTGCCAGGGATCGGGCTTCAATGTCGGGAAGGTGCGCGATGGGACGTCACCGAGTTCCGCGAGCGCTTGCTTCGCCTGCTGCCCGTCGAGTGCCTTGCCGTGCCAGCCTTCCTTGTCCTCGAGCAACGACACGCCCCTGCCCTTCACGGTCTTGGCAACGATCACGGTCGGCCGCTCGCCGTTCCGCGCGCGGGCGAACGCATCATCGATCGCCGCGAGATCGTGGCCATCGATCACGATCGGATCGCAGCCGAACGCCTTCACCCGCGCGGTGTAGGCGTCGAGGTCCCACTCGAGCTCGGTCGGGCCGCGCTGCCCGAGCCGGTTGACGTCGAAGATCGCGGTGAAGTTGGAGAGGCGCTCGTGACCCGCATGGTCGAGCCCCTCCCAGATCGAGCCCTCCGCGAGCTCGCTGTCGCCCGTGAGCGTCCACACGTGGTAGGGCGCCGCGAGCACGCGCTTGCCTGCAAGGGCGACCCCGACGGCGATCGGCAGACCCTGGCCGAGCGACCCGGTGGCGACGTCGATCCACGGGAGCACCGGCGTGGGATGGCCTTCGAGGCGGCTTCCGAGCTTGCGGAACGTCATGAGCTCGTCGTCGGTGATCGCACCGGCCGCGCGGAAGAGCGCGTAGTTCAGTGGCGAGGCGTGGCCCTTGCTGAAGATCAGGTGATCATTCGCGGGGTCCTTCGGCTTCGCCCAGTCGTAGCGAAGATGGCCGGTGAGGAGAACGGCCATCAGATCGGCGGCCGACAGCGACGACGTCGGATGGCCGGAGCCCGCGGCCGTCGAGCAGCGGATCGAGTCGGCGCGCAGCTGGCGCGCGAGGGCCGCGTTGAGATCGAGGTTCCAGCCCGCCATGGGGTGCCCTCCACGTTGATCGCGAAACCGAGGCCTTCCCAGCGGTCGACCGCGGGCCAGAAGAACGTGAACCGGATCGGGGCTGCCTGGCCGCTTCGTCAAGACGGTACTGCTGGGCTAG
Protein-coding regions in this window:
- the gnd gene encoding decarboxylating 6-phosphogluconate dehydrogenase, translated to MQVGMIGLGRMGANMVRRFMRGGHQGVVHDVSQDAVQALAREGADGVASLDDLAARLVKPRIVWLMVPAAVVDATLDELVPRLAEGDIVVDGGNSYYRDDIKRAKRLAARGLHYVDCGTSGGVWGLDRGYCLMIGGEPGVVRSLDPLFATLAPGLGAAERTPWREHRAGTAEQGYLHCGPNGAGHFVKMVHNGIEYGLMAAYAEGLNILRHASVGTRARAADAETAPLRHPEYYQYDVDLADVAEVWRRGSVIASWLLDLTAAALASDPTLERFGGRVSDSGEGRWTLDAAIDEGVPAHVLAAALFERFASRGEGDFQDRLLSAMRLGFGGHLEKGPGA
- a CDS encoding transketolase, which produces MAGWNLDLNAALARQLRADSIRCSTAAGSGHPTSSLSAADLMAVLLTGHLRYDWAKPKDPANDHLIFSKGHASPLNYALFRAAGAITDDELMTFRKLGSRLEGHPTPVLPWIDVATGSLGQGLPIAVGVALAGKRVLAAPYHVWTLTGDSELAEGSIWEGLDHAGHERLSNFTAIFDVNRLGQRGPTELEWDLDAYTARVKAFGCDPIVIDGHDLAAIDDAFARARNGERPTVIVAKTVKGRGVSLLEDKEGWHGKALDGQQAKQALAELGDVPSRTFPTLKPDPWQAPKRPVPRKPEWKTYSEPLATRKAYGEALAALGAARSDVVVLDGEVSNSTHAEDFKQTAADRFFEMYIAEQQMVAAAVGMQVVGLVPFASTFAAFMTRAFDFVRMAAISRASIRLCGSHAGVSIGEDGPSQMALEDLAMMRAVHGSTVLYPCDANQTARLVGLMVEREGISYLRTTREKTPILYTDRLDEFRVGGSRIVRGGEPGDAVAVITAGITVHEAIKAADQLKAAIKVRVIDVYSVKPIDAVALVDAVRATGGRLCVVEDHWAEGGLGDAALAALAETGVAGEIVGFRHLAVRAMPGSGKPAELLDAAGISARHIVDAIRELAGSGPGRHR